Part of the Cyprinus carpio isolate SPL01 chromosome A1, ASM1834038v1, whole genome shotgun sequence genome is shown below.
TCTTACTACTCTCGCCCTCAACACTTTCACTGCTTTCCGTCACAGGTCTAATTGAGGTGTCTGGCAGTGGCGACGACTCCTCCAGTGCGCACTGAGGTTCTCCATCACCTTGTGCTTCCTGCTCTCCATCTTTCCAGGTTTTGAAAGCACTCTTTTGGCTGGGGGTCAAAGGAGTCTTCAGTGGTTCGCTTAGGTCTAATTTAGAGGTCGTTTCTGGGTCACAGGGCGACTCAGGGATTTCAGCAGCACGGGAACATGGATTCTCTTGAGGCTGGTCTGTTGCATCACAGAGTTCCTCTTGAGAGTGTCCTGAGTCGGTTTCTGAAGTCTGCCTTTGTATTCCCTTCACAGTCTCTTTGCAATCCTTAGCATGAGGGGAGACTGATGGAACAGGATATGTATCACTTATTTCACCTCTTTCCATTTTACGCTCTTGCTCAAACTGCATTTTCttggaaattacatttttcaaaagacTAGAAGCAAAGATGGCTTTCTTGTGGGCATCTTCCAAGGTTTCACCGAACGGACTTTCTGTTTCACATTCTGCATTGGCTGGCGTGGTGCCCGTAACATCAGCTGTAGAACGTGACATGATGGCATTCAGAGCGCGTTTCGCGCGCCTCTCGCGCGCAGGTATCCCGGCACCGACGTTACAGTTGAAGTTCAAGGTTTCTGTAAGTGTGATGGTTTCACCCGGCTTGCTTCGTAACTCTATTTTCTTAGACGCCTTCTGCGAGTTCAAGTTATTTTTCAGCGACACTATTTTAGCTTGAGGGCAAGGTGTGTCGGTTTGAACCACGTCTTTTAGGTTTGTACACTCGGTGCTTTTATTTCCCTCCATAATAGGCGTAGAGCTGTTTTGCGCCTCATGTGTCAAATTGCCGTAATTTAAGTCGACGAAAGCGGACCATTTGTTAATACTCAGTCCGTGTTCTGACATAGAGGACTCACTCGAGCTGCTCAAATTTATGGCATCAAAGTAAGGACAAGCCAAACTGCGGAAGGAGCGCGCGGTGAGGTTACGCACCTCTTTATCAGCATCATCCAGCTCGCTGACGGAACTGGACGCGCCACTGGAATATTCGTTGATGTCTTTTCCCCTCAGTTTGCTCGCGAGGTGTTGGCGACCCGGAGGAGGGATAAAGTAGCGGTCAAACATGGTCTCGCTTTTGGAGTCGGAGCTTTTGAACGAATAGTGACTCCGCTCACCTGCACGTCTGGTGTGAAAGCGGACATTCCTCTGTCCCAAAACACCGGCAGGCTCGTTGACCGCGCGCGAAGACGTTTTGATTGACACGTGAAAATGTCCGGCCGAATTTCCATGTTGTCCTGCGCCTTCATCCGAGCTGGCACATTTATCGGATTCACAAAGTTCACTCTCGGTGCTGACCACAGCACCTGTGGCGGTAAGCTTCGCTGCGCGTGAAGTGGGAGGAATTTTATTGCTCTTGGACTTGCTTTGGATTCTTCCGAGAGTCGTCTCGTCGCTGTCAAATGATGCGTAGTCAACAAATGAATACACCAGATTATCATCCTCGAAATCCCAGCAGGATCCGCGACCAAACTCGTAATCCACATCGTGATCTAACTCCGTCAACTGAATCTCGTGCGTCGTGATATAGTGTGGCTCTACGTCCGCTACGCTCGTGCTGCCCTTTGACTCGCAGCGACTGTTCAAGTACATGTCGGTGTATTGTAACTCCTCCGTTTCATACGACTCAGACGTTTGATCTTCGGATATTACATCCGTTCCCGTTCCCGCTTCCACATAATCATCTATCAGCGGAGAGCGCTCTCCATAAAGTCCCTCAGAATGGCACTTATCCGCGTGGCATGCTTTCGATGAACTTTTATCGGCATTTCCAGTCTCCTCTCGCTCTCCAGGACTCTTTATCCCGGAGATAGAAGCGTCGCCTTTACATTTGAATATTGCCAGCTGGTTCCCTTCGCCTGTGAAAGTGACTTTTACTGTCTTTGTGCTGTCTGACTTCATGTCCGATGGGTTGCCCAGGTCTACATAATTTGTTTCGCCGTGATCGTCTCTTTTGCAGTGCTCTTTAGTGTCGGCCAGTGGCTTTTTTAACGGTCCGGTGTCCTCTCTGATCGAGATGGCCGTTTGAAGTGTCTCCATCTGCTCTTAACGGCGTCCCGCACGCAGATCAGTGGTGTTGCCTCTGAGGCTCTGACACCGGACCGCAGTAcggtttgtgtgagtgagtgaactGGTCCTGTGCGCGAGGGACAAGTGACAAGTGAGCGAGGGGAGACGCTGCTACGACGATAGAGGGAggagagacagggagagagagagagagagagagagagagtttatccACTGAGTCTCACTGCACAGGTATGATCCCCTTACCGCTAATCATAGGTCTAGTAATGATAATGACGTAATGCTATGATGAGTGCACAGCTGACACTTTTTTAGACTGTTAACTATGGACTTAAActaattaacataattatatttcagGATGTCTGGAAATATTTCAACGTTAAAGGTAAGCGGTGTCATGTTAAGGGGTAAGTTTAGACATTGGGGAATACGtgagaaatgtatatttataaaaaaaaaaaaaatcaattctttaattgaaaaatgccACATCCCATATTTTGCTCACAAAAtttcagttcaagtttaaaaatatCCATAAACCATCCATGAGAaggatttatgtatttaatgtaagAGTAAACTAttatttactgttgttgttaattatattattaaactattactacactaataattaaaacaaataaaataaaataataatgttttagctGTAATGGATTGAACAAACTAggcattataatgcattactaCAATCTTCAGGACTGTGTGGAAATTCACTGAATATAGTTGTTGGCGGTAGCATCATAATGCATTATCTCATGGAAAAAAATCCTTGATAATTTTTCTTTGCCTCATATAATTCACAGCTAGccttgccaaaaaataaataaaaaaatacatgattaATTCATCGACAAGTTTTAAATATCTATGTTTTGATCTGGATAAATTTAGTATCTTATATTTGTGTAGAAAGTTTTCAGAATTCAAACAATGCTTatcggtttctttttttttttttcatgcacatctcTTAATCATAGGCAGCTGTATATGATGTGTCCTTAATAAATATCAATTCACATGACAATATCGTGGGCAGTTTCCAAGATCAAAGGTACGACACATTATACCCCATTCTCCACTACTCTACACAGGTATTATTAGACATCATGTCATAGTCCACAAAGCTTAGAGCAAAACACTATGCTCAGAAGAGCCGTGGGTCTATTGTGGGCGTGCGTCTCCTAGAAGTGCATAACCGCTCACATAACGTGAGTATAGAAACATTTGTTGTCAACTCAATGTTATCAATGTCCGCCTCTGGTCCATGACAGCTGCATGCCCGTATTAGAGCCAGTGCCTACTGCCAACCATACAGAAGGCAAGCTGACCCTGGGAAAGAGAAAAGAACAACTGCAGAGGTGTGAGGGATATGACAGCCTGAAATCATGGCATCCAATAAGAAAGAAGGCAAGACAGACTTTTACAATAAATCTAAGATGTTGACACTCAGTCTCATAACAGCATGTTTGCCTATAAATcctaatttttaaaatgcaacatgaaacTTTTACCTTGGTAACACTTAAAGTAAATAGTGAAAGGCCGTGGCTAGTTGTCAAAAAAATCCagtaattttcaatttttttatgttggttACAAACACAAAGTTAAAACTTTTAATCACCTAGTAAATCAGTGTAacttttaaatcagattttctgttcattttatcttccaaaataaaattccattattatcatattttagtAAAAGAATACTTTTATGTAAAACTTAAGGAAGCTTATCCACAATAAATCCAAACTGGCATAGTATACTGCTTAAAGGACTACCATAGGGTTTTCTGGACAATAACCATAAATGTTCAATATCCTACCATACATGTTGGCAAGAAATTGACCTTCAAAAATAAACCTACAAGAGAAAATATGCTAAAGTGTGACAAAAGAGATATGCTAAAGTGTGACGTAAATCATGTACAtatgttatttacttttaaatactaacattttgtaataaagaagaggaaacattttattaatattatatatttataaatacatacagtagggtttaacaatttgttaacattaagtAAATTAAGTGTTTACAACTTTTTATGTcaatgttcatttataaatattgtaccgttacattttaaatcatttgcatTCATAATACAATAACTGatgttaatttatgtaatttaaatataaaaattattagttattacatttaattaaattaatttaattagttactgTTATTAGTAtgtgtagaaattaacatttaccAAGATTAAAAGGTGCtgtaaaaattttgtttattcatattttatattaattattgcaCTAAGAAATAAAAACTTCACTGA
Proteins encoded:
- the LOC109108965 gene encoding uncharacterized protein C4orf54-like produces the protein METLQTAISIREDTGPLKKPLADTKEHCKRDDHGETNYVDLGNPSDMKSDSTKTVKVTFTGEGNQLAIFKCKGDASISGIKSPGEREETGNADKSSSKACHADKCHSEGLYGERSPLIDDYVEAGTGTDVISEDQTSESYETEELQYTDMYLNSRCESKGSTSVADVEPHYITTHEIQLTELDHDVDYEFGRGSCWDFEDDNLVYSFVDYASFDSDETTLGRIQSKSKSNKIPPTSRAAKLTATGAVVSTESELCESDKCASSDEGAGQHGNSAGHFHVSIKTSSRAVNEPAGVLGQRNVRFHTRRAGERSHYSFKSSDSKSETMFDRYFIPPPGRQHLASKLRGKDINEYSSGASSSVSELDDADKEVRNLTARSFRSLACPYFDAINLSSSSESSMSEHGLSINKWSAFVDLNYGNLTHEAQNSSTPIMEGNKSTECTNLKDVVQTDTPCPQAKIVSLKNNLNSQKASKKIELRSKPGETITLTETLNFNCNVGAGIPARERRAKRALNAIMSRSTADVTGTTPANAECETESPFGETLEDAHKKAIFASSLLKNVISKKMQFEQERKMERGEISDTYPVPSVSPHAKDCKETVKGIQRQTSETDSGHSQEELCDATDQPQENPCSRAAEIPESPCDPETTSKLDLSEPLKTPLTPSQKSAFKTWKDGEQEAQGDGEPQCALEESSPLPDTSIRPVTESSESVEGESSKMIKMSHLYVPSSQLMPKEKEAAGLSLHNKKVTGDLAETDGGGCGKVSSGQLHSPADTDQSTKCQKAPEIKIHLRSVKENKTNQFNITNLFTPNIHHNLNAKKATSESKSNLSTISDKVPHFMVRDIRDSKCKFQTPIHQVRDVRKLVKSSYRFVALENACGSSGTASTTLREESKPVNRGPDKKPFPTPMVIKCQSVNRNNATKPSKPAKVGESVGETVRLSPNLSEWAAKNETLRTAPGLPCAKQPVTEQPEFSLKIDAKAAKQKLEKAAEGNEKKPESKASNQIALEKLKAAVKTMEQLYVFDRNEWKRKTQAPRPITDSHVLSLITREEQGVTNKTDFENEHGKVDTSLQLHAEKSSVTSSSGVDEDKVCIPTGSHDQEDTAKLVTQRADSFNDKCIFSLGSNLKAPTRINTPNDSTQKMFSSRKYTLKSPKAPLSMKICPSKSISEEKHQIEQADSDNYLTIPIKAHTSDSKPSQALGSHSKSSYQPLQRSPIIMESWSPDSQTATIYHHAVPLQAVPAAQPQLLCLTPPTDLPPHHIQRKLLLDPATGQYYLVDTPVPMQPAAQRFYHPETGQYLDIPLSLTPVPVSVSPVTLGPAAGYPPTYLVYPSNLPPPHPHPVPQSQSSTCSEGEDVMETGNMYLIPQGTTVPSSTIKPVISITSQQGARIVAPPSFDGTTMSFVVEHR